In a genomic window of Melitaea cinxia chromosome 25, ilMelCinx1.1, whole genome shotgun sequence:
- the LOC123665877 gene encoding zinc finger MYM-type protein 1-like, with amino-acid sequence MQDFENQKKNTNDENVQYLDFQQPSGSSENEIGVQQKGGNTDTEVERNLENIKFEFEKYVDVGLWPDLLNNDFINFVLSHEMTDFQNKDPKNKYTASMKKYKEQNRSFSNRYFTRKIKNGQLLERSWLCYSKRVGTVFCLTCKLFSKTPSQYTTGFSDWKHIGFCLENHENSNEHKNSMLVWLTRKENKSVLDKQLQEQLNKETEYYHNVLKRVIAVLKFLSIRGLALRGSEEVFGSPHNGNFMGALELLAEFDPFIREHIEQRKLRPNPVISYLSKTVYEEIIEIMGKQIIKQIITEINNDDTKYYSIMMDSTPDLSHDDQLAIVLRYCFRGKVYERCVSFIKISSHTGLYLFNILQAFLETNGLLLDNCRGQSYDNAANMAGVYNGVQALLKEKKKSADYVPCAAHSLNLVGQESVKVATEIVNFFGIVQQIYVFFSASTHRWELLNRETKLKFTLKSLSQTRWSCHFDAVRALKSNYDGIMKILNSFGENDDEKVDFRKEARNLFNKLAKLETAILIVFWEEILERFNVVNKKVQSPGLDIGEGNKLIVSLKEFVKNIWQQSDQKLKEYEEKAKKLSTSLGTDYSDINKRRITLKFSDKSTDKVSVNCAEKFKRDTLNVALDKMIMDLNNRSQAYETYSKKFKFLMDLQDKNQEHIDLESVRNIIDYYPNDVDEHLVNECIQLKSYLLQSKTESYTSCSEIFWLIYEKKLVDVFPNCYTILKIFLTMPITSCEAVRSFSRMSYIENKYRTTMSNYRLNHLSVLSINCDLTKDLQCDDQIKEFAAQKCRKVAL; translated from the coding sequence ATGCAAGATTTTGAAAACcagaaaaaaaataccaacGATGAAAATGTGCAATATCTTGACTTCCAGCAACCCTCTGGTTCCTCTGAAAATGAAATTGGTGTTCAGCAAAAGGGAGGTAATACCGATACCGAGGTGGAaagaaatttagaaaatattaagtttGAGTTTGAGAAATATGTTGACGTGGGCTTGTGGCCAGATTTGCtgaataatgattttattaatttcgtcCTCTCACATGAAATGACTGACTTTCAAAATAAAGATCCGAAGAATAAATATACAGCTTCAATGAAGAAATATAAAGAACAAAACAGATCTTTTTCAAATAGGTATTTcactagaaaaataaaaaatggccaATTACTGGAAAGATCTTGGTTATGTTATTCAAAAAGGGTTGGTACTGTTTTTTGTTTGACTTGCAAACTTTTTTCTAAAACTCCTTCTCAATACACAACCGGATTTTCTGATTGGAAACACATAGGATTTTGTTTAGAAAATCACGAAAATTCTAATGAACATAAGAATTCAATGTTAGTGTGGTTGACACGAAAAGAAAATAAGTCTGTTTTAGACAAGCAGCTTcaggagcaattaaataaagaaacagaATATTATCACAATGTCCTAAAACGGGTTATTGCAGTGCTAAAATTTCTGAGTATAAGAGGCTTAGCACTTAGAGGTTCCGAGGAAGTATTTGGTTCTCCACATAATGGTAATTTTATGGGTGCTCTAGAGCTATTGGCAGAATTCGACCCATTCATACGTGAACATATTGAACAACGAAAGCTGCGACCAAACCctgtaatatcatatttatcaaaaacagTATATGAGGAAATAATTGAGATTATGGGTAAAcagataattaaacaaattataactGAAATAAATAACGACGACACAAAGTATTATTCAATTATGATGGATTCAACCCCAGATCTGTCTCACGATGACCAACTTGCTATTGTATTACGATACTGTTTTCGGGGAAAAGTGTATGAAAGATGTGTATCTTTCATTAAAATTAGTAGTCATACtggcttatatttatttaatattctacaAGCCTTTTTGGAAACAAATGGACTACTACTGGATAATTGCAGGGGACAGTCATATGACAACGCTGCTAATATGGCCGGAGTCTACAATGGTGTACAAGCactactaaaagaaaaaaaaaaatccgcggATTACGTGCCATGTGCTGCGCATTCCCTTAACCTAGTTGGTCAAGAATCCGTGAAGGTTGCAACcgaaattgtaaatttttttggaatagtgCAACAAATATACGTTTTCTTCTCTGCTTCGACCCATAGGTGGGAACTGTTAAATCgtgaaacaaaactaaaatttacGTTAAAAAGTTTAAGCCAGACCAGATGGTCTTGTCACTTTGATGCTGTCAGAGCTTTGAAAAGTAATTATGATGGCATTATGAAAATTCTCAATAGTTTCGGCGAAAATGACGATGAAAAAGTTGATTTCCGAAAAGAGgcacgaaatttatttaataaactggCGAAACTAGAAACTgcaattttgattgttttttggGAAGAAATTTTGGAGAGATTTAATgtagttaataaaaaagtacagaGCCCTGGTTTAGACATTGGTGAAGGCAATAAGTTAATTGTGTCATTAAAAGAGTTCGTGAAAAACATATGGCAACAATCAGATCAGAAGCTAAAGGAATACGAAGAGAAagctaaaaaattaagtactagTTTGGGAACAGACTACAGTGACATAAATAAGAGACGCATTACTTTGAAATTTTCAGATAAATCTACAGATAAAGTCTCAGTGAACTGCgcagaaaaatttaaaagagacaCGCTTAACGTTGCGTTGGATAAGATGATTATGGATTTAAATAATAGAAGCCAAGCCTATGAGACCTatagcaaaaaatttaaatttttaatggatTTGCAAGACAAAAATCAAGAACACATAGATCTGGAAAGTGTACgtaatattattgattattatccAAATGACGTAGACGAACATTTAGTGAATGAGTGCATTCAGTTGAAATCTTACTTACTGCAATCTAAGACAGAGTCTTACACCTCTTGCAGTGAAATTTTTTGGCTAATTTATGAAAAGAAACTTGTTGATGTTTTCCCAAACTGCTATACTatcttaaagatttttttaacgaTGCCGATCACTAGCTGTGAAGCGGTGCGTTCTTTCTCCAGGATGTCgtatatagaaaacaaatacaGGACAACAATGTCGAACTATCGACTAAATCATTTATCAGTTCTTTCGATAAATTGCGATTTAACAAAGGACCTACAGTGCGATGACCAAATAAAAGAATTTGCAGCACAAAAATGCAGAAAGGttgctttataa
- the LOC123665878 gene encoding uncharacterized protein LOC123665878, translated as MLVWLTRKENKSVLDKQLQEQLNKETEYYHNVLKRVIAVLKFLSIRGLALRGSEEVFGSPHNGNFMGALELLAEFDPFIREHIEQRELRPNPVISYLSKTVYEEIIEIMGKQIIKQIITEINNDDTNFGENDDEKVDFRKEARNLFNKLAKLETAILIVFWEEILERFNVVNKKVQSPGLDIGEGNKLIVSLKEFVKNIWQQSDQKLKEYEEKAKKLSTSLGTDYSDINKRRITLKFSDKSTDKVSVNCAEKFKRDTLNVALDKMIMDLNNRSQAYETYSKKFKFLMDLQDKNQEHIDLESVRNIIDYYPNDVDEHLVNECIQLKSYLLQSKTESYTSCSEIFWLIYEKKLVDVFPNCYTILKIFLTMPITSCEAERSFSRMSYIENKYRTTMSNYRLNHLSVLSINCDLTKDLQCDDQIKEFAAQKCRKVAL; from the exons ATGTTAGTGTGGTTGACACGAAAAGAAAATAAGTCTGTTTTAGACAAGCAGCTTcaggagcaattaaataaagaaacagaATATTATCACAATGTCCTAAAACGGGTTATTGCAGTGCTAAAATTTCTGAGTATAAGAGGCTTAGCACTTAGAGGTTCCGAGGAAGTATTTGGTTCTCCACATAATGGTAATTTTATGGGTGCTCTAGAGCTATTGGCAGAATTCGACCCATTCATACGTGAACATATTGAACAACGAGAGCTGCGACCAAACCctgtaatatcatatttatcaaaaacagTATATGAGGAAATAATTGAGATTATGGGTAAAcagataattaaacaaattataactGAAATAAATAACGACGACACAAA TTTCGGCGAAAATGACGATGAAAAAGTTGATTTCCGAAAAGAGgcacgaaatttatttaataaactggCGAAACTAGAAACTgcaattttgattgttttttggGAAGAAATTTTGGAGAGATTTAATgtagttaataaaaaagtacagaGCCCTGGTTTAGACATTGGTGAAGGCAATAAGTTAATTGTGTCATTAAAAGAGTTCGTGAAAAACATATGGCAACAATCAGATCAGAAGCTAAAGGAATACGAAGAGAAagctaaaaaattaagtactagTTTGGGAACAGACTACAGTGACATAAATAAGAGACGCATTACTTTGAAATTTTCAGATAAATCTACAGATAAAGTCTCAGTGAACTGCgcagaaaaatttaaaagagacaCGCTTAACGTTGCGTTGGATAAGATGATTATGGATTTAAATAATAGAAGCCAAGCCTATGAGACCTatagcaaaaaatttaaatttttaatggatTTGCAAGACAAAAATCAAGAACACATAGATCTGGAAAGTGTACgtaatattattgattattatccAAATGACGTAGACGAACATTTAGTGAATGAGTGCATTCAGTTGAAATCTTACTTACTGCAATCTAAGACAGAGTCTTACACCTCTTGCAGTGAAATTTTTTGGCTAATTTATGAAAAGAAACTTGTTGATGTTTTCCCAAACTGCTATACTatcttaaagatttttttaacgaTGCCGATCACTAGCTGTGAAGCGGAGCGTTCTTTCTCCAGGATGTCgtatatagaaaacaaatacaGGACAACAATGTCGAACTATCGACTAAATCATTTATCAGTTCTTTCGATAAATTGCGATTTAACAAAGGACCTACAGTGCGATGACCAAATAAAAGAATTTGCAGCACAAAAATGCAGAAAGGttgctttataa
- the LOC123665879 gene encoding piggyBac transposable element-derived protein 3-like, whose protein sequence is MEMFDSSNFEDFEFTQADLREIALLETSIVQQDEQDSQSYLQSSNSNEEQLCIPKKRRRLIIRSDSESESDSIRNYVTSNITASDRVSKKWSRPRRQQPSIIPFTETSGMSKEISNILKDADPGAFYSLLVPDEIFDIIVEQTNLFALQSSESKNVKPSSRSHAWKPTDRHEIKRFFGLILYMGLVRLPKLNYYWSRDKILGQTFPSTIMSRNRFEIILQYLHFSNNETANKSDRIFKIRPIIDMVNITFQKYYSPKEDICVDESQVPFRGRIVFRQYNKSKRHKYGLKLFKLCTTPGYTCKLSLYSGKNIDTVNTTPTKVVMSLCSQILNKGHTLSTDNWYTSLELAYNLLEHQTHLIGTIRKNRTGLPKSVVEAKLQKGDFIAMENEDGITILKWKDKRDVIMLSTKHSDRMSTITKKGKQVTKPKMILDYNKSKGSVDLSDQMSSYSSPLRKTVKWYRKLGIEILLNIAIVNAWVMFTESRNTKMSIVEFRKSLVEYLTCSSDSQQNESVVTVSRPKRLKHELQTKSGKVRNTRRFCVQCYKDMVKQFGRKQAKNKTKKVNTFCGQCDGEPHLCLSCFNKVHRYV, encoded by the coding sequence ATGGAAATGTTTGATAGTTCAAATTTCGAAGATTTTGAATTTACTCAGGCAGATTTGAGGGAAATAGCATTACTCGAGACTAGCATTGTTCAGCAGGATGAACAAGATAGTCAATCATATCTACAGTCGTCAAATTCAAACGAAGAACAGTTGTGCATTCCAAAAAAACGGAGACGATTAATCATCCGAAGCGACAGTGAGAGTGAGTCGGATTCTATTAGAAATTACGTGACAAGCAATATTACCGCTTCAGACCGTGTGTCAAAGAAATGGTCACGCCCTAGGCGTCAACAACCTTCTATTATACCTTTCACGGAAACTTCAGGTATGAGTAAAGAAATTTCTAATATATTGAAAGACGCAGACCCGGGAGCTTTTTATAGTCTTTTAGTGCCTGATGAAATTTTCGATATAATTGTAGAGCAGACCAACTTATTTGCCTTACAATCTAGCGAATCCAAAAATGTAAAACCGTCATCAAGATCTCATGCTTGGAAACCAACTGATAGACATGAAATTAAACGCTTCTTTGggcttattttatatatgggTCTTGTAAGACTTCcaaagttaaattattactgGAGCAGAGATAAAATATTAGGGCAAACATTCCCATCTACCATCATGAGCCGAAATAGATTCGAAATTATTCTACAGTACCTACATTTTAGTAATAACGAAACAGCAAATAAATCTGATCGAATATTTAAGATAAGGCCGATTATAGATATGGTTAATATTACAttccaaaaatattattcaccAAAAGAAGACATTTGTGTAGACGAAAGTCAGGTTCCATTCAGAGGACGTATTGTTTTTAGacaatacaataaaagtaaGCGTCATAAATATGGTTTAAAGCTATTTAAACTGTGCACTACACCGGGGTACACCTGCAAACTTTCACTGTATAGCGGTAAAAATATCGACACAGTAAACACCACGCCTACGAAAGTGGTAATGTCTCTTTGTAGTCAAATATTAAACAAAGGGCACACTTTGTCAACTGACAATTGGTACACAAGCTTAGAGTTGGCTTACAATTTACTGGAACATCAAACGCACTTGATTGGAActattaggaaaaaccgaacaGGTTTACCTAAGAGTGTAGTAGAAGCCAAACTCCAAAAAGGAGACTTCATTGCTATGGAAAACGAGGAcggtattacaattttaaaatggaAAGATAAGCGGGATGTGATAATGCTATCTACAAAACATTCCGATAGAATGTCAACAATCACTAAAAAGGGCAAACAAGTTACTAAGCCGAAAATGATTTTAGATTACAATAAGTCAAAAGGATCTGTCGATTTGAGCGACCAAATGTCGTCGTATTCGTCTCCCTTGCGCAAAACTGTAAAATGGTACCGGAAACTTGGTATTGAGATTTTGTTGAATATTGCCATAGTTAATGCATGGGTTATGTTTACCGAAAGTAGGAACACAAAAATGTCCATTGTAGAGTTTCGAAAGTCTCTAGTAGAGTATCTAACATGTTCGTCAGATTCTCAACAGAACGAGTCAGTAGTAACGGTATCAAGACCCAAACGATTAAAGCACGAGTTGCAAACAAAATCCGGGAAAGTTAGAAATACTAGACGATTTTGTGTACAGTGTTACAAAGATATGGTAAAGCAATTTGGACGAAAACAGgcgaaaaataaaactaaaaaggtCAATACTTTTTGTGGTCAATGTGATGGAGAACCACATCTCTGTTTAAGTTGTTTTAATAAAGTTCATCGTTATgtgtag